The following are encoded together in the Cuculus canorus isolate bCucCan1 chromosome 31, bCucCan1.pri, whole genome shotgun sequence genome:
- the TNF gene encoding tumor necrosis factor isoform X1 yields MSVCPYVRVPPCLSFPVSVCPCVSLLSRPSVRVSLRPHICLSPCPCVPVSLRPHVCVSLCQSVCLSTCPRVPSCVSASPVCLSVPVPVSIHPGSRWPCVCLSVCPSVPPSPDPCLPPQDPTESPMPVALGGPPGPELLQAPRGDKPAAHVVASSSSSPGSLVWDDRVAPSVVRNGVRLRGNRLVVPRDGLYFVYAAAAFHGGRCPPRAPPTPPLRLSVSRFSQEYPRDVPLLSAVRSVCPGARPRRRRRRDEEEEDEGRQLWFESLYQGAVFQLRRGDQLAATTTSGRFLDLHGGGQAYFGVVGVD; encoded by the exons ATGTCTGTGTGTCCGTATGTCCGTGTCCCTCCATGTCTCTCTTTTCCCGTGTCTGTGTGTCCGTGCGTGTCCCTGTTATCGCGTCCGTCTGTCCGGGTGTCCCTGCGTCCACACATCTGCTTATCCCCATGTCCGTGTGTCCCCGTGTCACTCCGTCCTCATGTCTGTGTGTCCCTGTGTCagtccgtctgtctgtccacATGTCCCCGAGTCCCTTCCTGTGTCTCTGCGTCTcccgtctgtctgtctgtccctgtccctgtgtccaTCCATCCAGGCAGTCGCTGGccctgtgtctgtctgtccgtctgtccgtccgtccCCCCCTCACCTGATCCCTGTCTCCCCCCACAGGACCCCACGGAGTCGCCGATGCCGGTGGCACTCG gcgGCCCCCCGGGTCCGGAGCTGCTGCAGGCGCCGCGTGGGGACAAACCGGCCGCTCACGTCGTGG CCTCGTCGTCGTCATCGCCGGGCTCGCTCGTGTGGGACGACCGCGTGGCGCCGTCGGTGGTGCGGAACGGAGTGCGGCTGCGTGGGAACCGTCTGGTGGTGCCGCGCGACGGCCTCTACTTCGTCTACGCCGCCGCCGCCTTCCATGGCGGGCGCtgccccccccgcgccccccccacacccccccttCGCCTCTCGGTCTCCCGCTTCTCACAGGAATACCCCCGTGACGTCCCCCTGCTCAGCGCCGTCCGCTCCGTCTGCCCCGGAGCGCGGCCACGGCGGCGGCGCCGCCGcgatgaggaggaggaggacgaagGGCGGCAGCTCTGGTTCGAGTCCCTCTACCAAGGCGCCGTCTTCCAGCTGCGCCGCGGCGACCAGCTGGCGGCCACCACCACGTCCGGGCGCTTCCTCGACCTCCACGGCGGCGGGCAGGCCTATTTCGGGGTGGTGGGGGTGGATtga
- the TNF gene encoding tumor necrosis factor isoform X2, whose product MAAPPPPPRLPRGLVAAVTITILSLGLGGASAALRRTREDPTESPMPVALGGPPGPELLQAPRGDKPAAHVVASSSSSPGSLVWDDRVAPSVVRNGVRLRGNRLVVPRDGLYFVYAAAAFHGGRCPPRAPPTPPLRLSVSRFSQEYPRDVPLLSAVRSVCPGARPRRRRRRDEEEEDEGRQLWFESLYQGAVFQLRRGDQLAATTTSGRFLDLHGGGQAYFGVVGVD is encoded by the exons ATggccgcccccccgccccccccacgGCTCCCCCGGGGCCTCGTGGCCGCCGTCACCATCACCATCCTCAGCCTCGGCCTCGGCGGAGCCTCCGCGGCGCTGCGACGCACACGGGAG GACCCCACGGAGTCGCCGATGCCGGTGGCACTCG gcgGCCCCCCGGGTCCGGAGCTGCTGCAGGCGCCGCGTGGGGACAAACCGGCCGCTCACGTCGTGG CCTCGTCGTCGTCATCGCCGGGCTCGCTCGTGTGGGACGACCGCGTGGCGCCGTCGGTGGTGCGGAACGGAGTGCGGCTGCGTGGGAACCGTCTGGTGGTGCCGCGCGACGGCCTCTACTTCGTCTACGCCGCCGCCGCCTTCCATGGCGGGCGCtgccccccccgcgccccccccacacccccccttCGCCTCTCGGTCTCCCGCTTCTCACAGGAATACCCCCGTGACGTCCCCCTGCTCAGCGCCGTCCGCTCCGTCTGCCCCGGAGCGCGGCCACGGCGGCGGCGCCGCCGcgatgaggaggaggaggacgaagGGCGGCAGCTCTGGTTCGAGTCCCTCTACCAAGGCGCCGTCTTCCAGCTGCGCCGCGGCGACCAGCTGGCGGCCACCACCACGTCCGGGCGCTTCCTCGACCTCCACGGCGGCGGGCAGGCCTATTTCGGGGTGGTGGGGGTGGATtga
- the PRRC2A gene encoding LOW QUALITY PROTEIN: protein PRRC2A (The sequence of the model RefSeq protein was modified relative to this genomic sequence to represent the inferred CDS: inserted 2 bases in 1 codon; deleted 1 base in 1 codon) encodes MSDRPAARGREGRRYACLSLCESYRGRALEAPRPAAAPRHGLQSLGKVAVRRMPPPAHLPSLKAENRGNDPNVALVPRDGSGWASRQEPPESRRPPPPPPAGAKSWAQASGSHADGARGPILPARFSREEFPSLPAAGEAERGGRERDGADASSGPAPSPRPHGGGWRDGRAAEESPPEPGGPQPAGPPPFPPYRGMVPPFMYPPYLPFPPYPQGSHRGPDPQRLPRPRGPQPPMRGAAPPARPPVLKQDELREFDELDQENDEGWAGAQEEVDYTEKLKFSDEEDGRDEEEEEEGGGQEKPPSPPPEAPPPPKEETPPPKSCPTEGSKEPPSPPPGPQPRPPPPPPPPNRGSWAQPNDLPDEDEAWRARRRQSCSALSAAVARARRRREAEERRMQEQRRAACAEKLKRLDERCGARSAPPAPPEPPPAPPRPEGDVPTTPSPTAEPPPAPPEAPPTTPEEPPPPPAPPAPPKVEPKGEGGVPPARPPPAQPPPYPKYQKSLPPRFQRQQQEQLLKQQQQQWQQLGPPPRAPPEPPQPGGSGSGGAAPSAAAPPPRLGPPPRGCLGRWGGPPPLPQMGFDPRWMLIPPYLDPRVLPPRGHLDFYPPGVHPSGLLRERSDSGGSSSEPFERPPPLLRDRGTPPGGGERPPQTALGGGQRRHLRPPRTPGAAGPPAAPPGRRRQRAQERDPPRSPAGRAAAPPLRRGLPPPLRRERRGDCPPHPPSSASRLLPARSPPNPAPLGPPTPTPSPPAAAPPPEPPPPASSPPLKKVALPPPEPPQPPKEGGAPLVGGSAVGGPPKEDPGGSGSRRPPRSDSHKPRGGGARTETRWGPRPPRRGPPHGEDPRPEKPPPRRAGPIKKPPPPKEEPGGGSAPPEETPPAPRDPPKPPKAPKPSPHGAAPPLQGRGGGLPHPPPPRPPPRGSGGATGVGGVAGGAASSAVFGVVRGGGGHHPDPFYAGGGNKPPPAPSSSKPCPPAAFGGGSETRSEGSEYEEVPPPRRRQRGSETGSETLDSDRDTPRGGPPTAAAAPPPPPPGLPPPASPAPRYPSPGGGVSARGGRVFTPRGVPSRRGRGGGGAPSWPPPSKKTEVGDKPRAGGQEDKDPPKSLGGGGSERPPRRRRHGRAQQQDKPPRFRRLKQEQAAKAGGGRPPLGAPPGXGEDAAGPPLAAGQLPPRGRPPPRSPDLSNHNSDQANEEWETASESSDVAERRGGGPDREGAPGGPPAQSSPPPDPPQPRGGAPPGAADPAISKRSFSSQRPGGSGRRNGAGGPPPQQNGGGGGPPSAPPHERGGGGGGSRSGAGRGGARGEKRGWPPPKTRSRPPEEARALPPPTALFRLDRVEPSDPGGIRRALAALGARGKGGPRPIAGPTARPTAPGMLPRPSGPPTAAPPACPTALREAPMVGGFLAKRRERLRDPQDPLGFGDPKEEGPGGGGRARLRVCPPTSGTICRPVPPRSRCPPRSPGSMPLRPCPALR; translated from the exons ATGAGCGATCGCCCGGCGgccaggggcagggagggacggCGCTACGCCTGCCTCAGCCTCTGTGAGAGCTACCGTGGGCGGGCGCTGGAGGCTCCGCGGCCCGCAG CCGCCCCCCGCCATGGGCTGCAGAGCCTGGGCAAAGTGGCCGTGCGGCGCATGCCCCCCCCCGCGCACCTGCCCAGCCTGAAGGCCGAGAACCGCGGCAACGACCCCAACGTCGCCCTCGTACCCCGCGACGGCTCGGGATGGGCCAGCAGGCAGGAGCCCCCCGAGTCCCGCAG accccccccgcccccccccgccggGGCAAAGTCGTGGGCGCAGGCCAGTGGTTCCCACGCCGATG GCGCACGGGGCCCGATCCTGCCGGCGCGCTTCTCGCGGGAGGAGTTTCCCAGCCTGCCGGCGGCCGGCGAGGCGGAGAGGGGCGGCCGCGAGCGGGACGGTGCCGACGCGTCGTCTGGGCCCGCACCGAGCCCCCGCCCCCACG GTGGGGGCTGGCGGGATGGGCGTGCAGCGGAGGAGTCGCCGCCCGAGCCGGGGGGGCCGCAGCCTGCCGggccccccccattccccccgtACCGCGGGATGGTGCCGCCCTTC ATGTACCCGCCGTATCTGCCGTTCCCCCCATACCCTCAGGGCTCGCACCGCGGCCCCGACCCCCAGAG gCTGCCGCGGCCCCGTGGGCCTCAGCCCCCCATGCGTGGGGCCGCCCCCCCCGCGCGCCCCCCGGTCCTGAAACAGGACGAGCTGCGCGAGTTCGATGAGCTCGACCAGGAGAACGACGAGGGATGGGCTG GGGCGCAGGAGGAGGTCGATTACACCGAGAAACTCAAGTTCAGTGACGAAGAGGATGGAAGGGacgaagaggaggaggaggagggaggagg GCAGGAGAAGCCGCCGTCGCCCCCCCCGGaggcccccccgccccccaagGAGGAGACTCCGCCCCCCAagtcctgccccacagaggggTCTAAGGAGCCGCCGTcgccccccccgggcccccAACCGCGGCCACCGCCCCCCCCGCCACCCCCCAACCGCGGCAGCTGGGCCCAACCCAATGACCTCCCG GACGAGGACGAGGCGTGGCGGGCGCGCCGGCGGCAGTCGTGCTCGGCGCTGTCGGCGGCCGTGGCACGGGCACGGCGTCGCCGCGAGGCCGAGGAGCGCCGCATGCAGGAGCAGCGCCGCGCCGCCTGCGCCGAGAAGCTCAAGCGTCTGGACGAACGCTGTGGGGCCCGGAgcgccccccccgcgccccccgaACCCCCCCCGGCCCCACCGCGCCCCGAGGGGGAcgtccccaccacccccagccccaccg CGGAGCCGCCGCCAGCCCCCCCCGAGGCACCTCCGACCACCCCCGAGGAGCCGccgccccctcccgcccccccggccccccccaAAGTGGAGCccaagggggaggggggggtgcCCCCAGCCCGGCCCCCCCCGGCCCAgccccccccgtaccccaaGTACCAGAAGTCGCTGCCCCCCCGGTTCCAGCGCCAGCAGCAG gagcagctcctgaagcagcagcagcagcaatggcaGCAGTTGGggccccccccccgcgcccccccagaacccccccagccTGGCGGCTCTGGGTCCGGGGGGGCCGCCCcctccgccgccgccccccccccgcggcTGGGCCCCCCCCCAAGGGGTTGTTTGGGGCGCTGGGGCGGGcccccccccctgccccagaTGGGCTTCGACCCCCGCTGGATGCTGATCCCCCCCTACCTCGACCCCCGCGTTCTGCCCCCCCGCGGGCACCTCGACTTCTACCCCCCCGGCGTGCACCCCTCTG GGCTGCTGCGGGAGCGCTCGGACAGTGGAGGTTCCTCCTCGGAGCCGTTCGAGCGCCCCCCCCCGCTGCTGCGGGACCGCGGGACCCCCCCAGGGGGGGGGGAGcgacccccccaaactgccctgGGCGGGGGGCAGCGACGCCACCTTCGCCCCCCCCGAACCCCGGGGGCTGCCGGCCCCCCCGCGGCCCCCCCCGGGCGACGACGACAAAGGGCTCAG gaGCGAGACCCCCCCCGTTCGCCTGCGGGacgcgccgccgcccccccccttCGCCGCggccttccccccccccttcgcCGAGAACGTCGGGGGGactgccccccccaccccccctccagCGCTTCCCGCCTCCTCCCAGCGAGGAGCCCCCCCAATCCCGCCCCCCTTGGCCCCCCCACCCCGACCCCCTCTCCCCCGGCCGCTGCGCCCCCCCCCGAGCCGCCCCCTCCCGCCAGCAGCCCTCCCCTCAAGAAGGTGGCGCTcccccctccagagcccccccagccccccaaggAGGGGGGGGCGCCCTTGGTGGGGGGATCGGCAGTGGGGGGGCCCCCGAAGGAGGACCCGGGGGGGTCCGGCTCGCGGCGCCCCCCCCGCTCCGACTCCCACAAACCCCGCGGGGGGGGTGCCCGCACGGAGACCCGCTGGggcccccgccccccccgccgcggCCCCCCGCACGGCGAGGACCCCCGCCCCGAAAAGCCCCCCCCGCGCCGCGCCGGCCCCATCAAGAAACCGCCGCCCCCCAAAGAAGAACCCGGAGGGGGGAGTGCGCCCCCGGAGGAGACCCCCCCtgcccccagggacccccccaaaccccccaagGCCCCGAAGCCGTCCCCGCACGGCGCCGCCCCCCCCCTCCAAGGACGCGGGGGGGGGCTCCCCCACCCGCCGCCGCCGCGACCCCCCCCCC GGGGTTCCGGGGGGGCTACCGGGGTCGGGGGGGTCGCGGGAGGAGCCGCGAGTTCCGCAGTTTTCGGGGtggtgcggggggggggcggccaCCACCCGGACCCCTTTTATGCGGGGGGGGGTAACAagccgccccccgccccgtccTCGTCCAAGCCGTGCCCCCCCGCCGCCTTCGGGGGGGGCAGCGAGACGCGCAGCGAAGGCTCCGAGTACGAGGAGGTGCCCCCCCcgcggcggcggcagcgcggCTCCGAGACGGGCTCCGAGACCCTCGACAGCGACCGCGACACCCCCCGGGGGGGCCCCCCaaccgccgccgccgcccccccaccgccgccgccggggCTGCCCCCACCCGCCTCCCCGGCCCCCCGTTACCCGTCCCCGGGGGGGGGCGTTTCGGCGCGGGGGGGGCGCGTTTTCACCCCTCGGGGGGTCCCCTCGAGGCGCGGCCGCGGAGGAGGGGGCGCTCCTTCTTGGCCCCCCCCGTCCAAGAAAACGGAAGTGGGCGACAAGCCCAGAGCGGGGGGCCAAGAAGacaaagacccccccaaatcgCTGGGGGGGGGCGGTTCGGAGCGACCCCCCCGGCGGCGCCGCCACGGCCGAGCGCAGCAGCAGGACAAACCGCCGCGGTTCCGGCGCCTCAAGCAAGAGCAAGCGGCTAAAGCCGGGGGGGGGCGGCCTCCGCTCGGGGCCCCCCCAGG CGGGGAGGACGCCGCGGGGCCCCCCCTCGCCGCGGGGCAGCTCCCCCCCCGGGGGCGCCCCCCCCCGCGCTCCCCCGACCTCTCCAACCACAACTCGGACCAAGCGAACGAGGAGTGGGAGACGGCGTCGGAGAGCAGCGACGTGGCCGAGCGCCGCGGGGGGGGCCCCGACAGAGAAGGGGCTCCTGGGGGCCCCCCCGCGCAGAGCTCCCCCCCGCCGGACCCCCCTCAACCCCGCGGGGGGGCCCCCCCCGGCGCCGCCGACCCGGCGATCTCCAAGCGCAGCTTTTCCAGCCAGAGGCCGGGGGGGTCCGGGAGGAGGAACGGGGCGGGGGgc ccccccccccagcagaacgggggcggcgggggaccccccagtgcccccccccacGAAAGaggaggcggcggggggggcAGTCGGAGCGGAGCCGGGAGAGGAGGAgccaggggagagaaaagggggtgGCCCCCCCCCAAAACGCGCAG ccgcCCCCCCGAGGAGGCGCGGGCGCTGCCCCCCCCCACAGCGCTGTTCCGCTTGGACCGCGTGGAGCCCAGCGACCCCGGCGGCATCCGGCGAGCGCTCGCGGCGCTGGGAGCGCGCGGCAAGGGGGGGCCGCGACCCATAGCGGGACCCACAGCGCGACCCACAGCACCGGGAATGCTCCCCCGGCCCAGCGGACCCCCCACCGCAG